GCCTCAGTACCAGTACCTCGCACAGGCTGGCTACATCGTGCTTCGTCCCAACTATCGTGGCAGCTCGGGATACGGTGAAGCCTTCCGCAACCTCAACGTTGAAGACTCGAACGGCGGCGAGACGGACGATGTAGCCGCAGGCGCGCAGTACCTGATCGACCGCGGCCTCGCCGATCCCAAGCGCATCGCCATCTGCGGCCTCAGCCACGGCGGCACCATGGTCGGCTACGCCATCACGCGGTATCCCGATCTCTTTGCCGCTGCCATCCAGATGGCCGGTGTCGTCGACCGCGAGATGTTCGTCTACCGCACCAACCCGCACTCCGCCGTGCGCTGGATGATGAAGATGGGCGGCACTCCCACGGAGAAGCCGGAGGTCTACGCCAAGGCCAACGTGCTGCTCTCGGTCGATAAGATCAAGACCCCGCTGATGATTATCCACGGCGAGAACGATCCCCAGGTTCCTCCCGGTGAAGCCGCCGCGTTTGCAAGAGCGCTTCATGCCAACCATAAGACTTACTTCTACTTCACCTATCCCAACGAGCTTCACGGCCTGTCCAATCCTGCCCACCGGCTCGATGCCATGCAAAAGGAGCTTGTCTTCCTCGAGCGTTATATCAACCCCAAGTACGGCACGGTCACGACATCGCCGGACGAGGTAGCCTTCCCCGGAACCGCGGCTAACGCACACGTCGAGCCGAAGTAACCCAACAAAGCTCTTCCCAACTACCGCCGCTTCCTTCTTGCAAAGGAAGCGGCGGTAGCTGCTTATTTTCATGCAGCGACACAGCAGCATGGACTTCGTTTTTCATCATGTAACGTAAGCGCCCTATTCTTTTGTCGATTGCATGGAGGGGTGATGCGCTTCCAACCAACGATCCTCAAGCTCTGCAGCTTGCTGTGCCTCTGCTTCAGCATCAGTACCTGCCTGGCCGGGGCACCGCCGCAGGCATCACAGCCCGTCCTCAGCGACGCGAGCCTGCAAGCACTCCAGCGTGCCAACGCCTATGGAGCTACGCTCTTCCACATATCGCCTCCGGGGCCTCAGTTCATCGCGCAGATGCGCCGCGCCATCCCGAAGGATTATCCCGGCATGGACCAGGGAATGCGCCAGGGACTGGCCAGCATCGAGCACAACCAGCCCTACCTGAACAGCTACTTCGCGCACACCAACCAGCAGCAATTAGCGTCGTTTGTGCAAACCTACCGGGCCAAGATCCTGGCATCGCCCGATCCCGTGGAGCAGCAGGTGCGGCTCGCCGAAGTAATGGCATTTTCCGCCATGACCGCCTATCGCAAGAGCCAGAGCGGCGGCGGCTCGGCAGCGGCAAACGGCTATCAGCAACTGCAGATGGAGACGCTGAAGCAGAAGCAGTTGGAGGGAGGAATGCGATCCTACTCACCGCTCTGCAACCCGACCCGCGCCGACGCCTCCTCCAACTTTCAAAGCTGCCATCCCTAGTGGCCTGACAGATAACTATGAGTCTTAGGCTCATCGGCGCTGCACTGCTCGCTATAGCCACGGCGGTCTTCCTCGCCACCTTCTGGTGGGAGCGCGACTTCCTCTGCCGAGCCATCAAGAATCAGATGGATATCGAGAATACTTCGTATCGCAGAACGCTTGAAGACCTCCAGTTTGAACGACACGCGCTGGAGTGGGTTCGCGTGCTCTCCGCCTTCGGAATGCTTGCAGGCGTACTGCTGCAATTCTTCAAGTAACTCGCCGCAGACGAGCGCCGTACAAAGCGAAGGATCAGTTCGTGATCCGCCATGCCAGCAGATTGCTATGCACCGCGCTCGAACTCATGTTCTGCGTCTCGAGCAGCAGCTCAAAGTGCGGAATCGTGCCATCAGGCCGTTTGATCCGCTTCAGAAATGGCAGCAGCTCCGTGTCGTCCGAGACGAAGTCCCACGCCGCCTCCGTGCCCGCCATCGAGGTGCCCTCGACGATCAATGCATTGCCGTCTCTCGAGATGTTCGGCATGAAGGCGACCAGGCCATAGACACGCCGCTGCGGATCGTTGCCAGCCGACTCCCAATGAGTCGGTTCACCGGCGTTCGGCGAGCGGTTCAGGACGGAGAACACATGCGCCTTGCGATTGTTGTGCAGCGAGAAGTTCATATTGCGCTCGAAGAGCTCAACCCACGGGTTGGCCTCGAAGGCTCCGATCAAGATAACGTTTCCGGCCTTCAGGTCGTTCGGCCGCAGATCGCGCGCGTAACGAACCTGCATGGTGCTATGGGCCGACTGCGCAATCTGGGCCAGCGTTGCAGCGGCCTCAAGATCGACGATCGAGGTGTAACGCCGGGTGGCAACTTCGACCTGCACATTTGGCCACTCCGACGCGGACGAGTGCATCACTGAGTTTGCCTTGGCACTGCGATAATCCCCGAGCAGATACTGGTTCAGCGAGATGTCGCGGTCATCGAAGTTGTGATACATCACCAGCCCCGAGTCCCCCGGCACCTCCAGCGTCGGATACTTCGACGAGAACATCTGTCCCCAGAGCGGGTGGGCCGCTATCCGGGACGCACTCGTATCGCGTCGCGTGTAGTCACGCAGCAGGATCGCGGCGAGCGCCAGGGCTAGCACACCACAAAGAGCCCACAAAGCCATATTGCTTCCGGGGTGCTGCCTGTCGGAGAGCATCTCCAATGGCGGTGCCATCGGCGCTAAAGGAGCACTCGCCGCAGGTTGAAGCTCGGGCATCTGCGGCGGCTCGGCGATGGGCCGGGACTCAAAGATCGGCACATAGCTGCCTCTGGGAATGACGATGCGCACCGGCTCATCGACGCCCTCGTGCTGAAAGTACAGATCGAGCCGCTGACGCAGGCGGCTGGCCTGTGTGCGCACGATACCGTCGATGGAGGAGTCATAGTCCAGCGAACGCCCAAAGACCGCATGGCCGATCTTCTGCTCATTGATCTCGGAGTCGCGACCCTTCAGGGCCATGTCGCAGACATACGTCAGCAGCGAGCAGAGACGCTCACTTTTGGCAAACGTGGGCGAGATCACAATGCGGCTCACCAGTTCGCGGTGGGCAAGTGATGGCCAATCCGCGGCAAGAGCAACTTGAGGAGACGACGATCCAAGAACCTCAGGCATTCGCTTCATTCGATTCATTGGGTCCGAGATGATTACAGCAGCAGCGCATGAACCCCGCATGAATATTAACACGGCGTTCACTGTATCGCGACACATGATCCCCACGTAAATCACTCATTCCATAAAACTTGCGGACTGTATCGAGACGCGTAGCCGTGAATTGCATTGGTGAACCACAAGACCGCTGCTACTTCTAACTGGCACCCCTTTCACACGCAGTCAGTGGCTCATACCGGTGCATGGGATCGCATGTGTCATCCAGTGAAGTGACATACAAACGGGATTCTAAACAAACAACAACTTATGGAGCGAACGCAATGAAGATTAATAAAAGCAGTCCTACGAGGTTTCATCGTCGGCACGGCACGTGGGCTCCTGCCCGCCTGCTTCTTCTGCTGCTGACGATCGGGAGCTGGGTCAACGCTCGTGCCCAGTTCGATTCGGGCGCGGTGCTCGGCAACATCAAGGACCCATCCGGCGCCACGCTCAGCTCGGCCACCGTGGAGCTGTTGAACGTGGCCAAGGGCGTCAAGGTCGTACACCAGACCGATGCCGGCGGCTCCTACGAGTTCGACAGCGTGCAGCCCGGCGAGTACAGCATCTCCGTCACCGCCCCCGGCTTTCAGGTGTCCAGGACGGATAACTTCACCGTTAACGTCGGAGCACGTCAGCGTGTCGATCTTGCCCTGCAGCTCGGAGCAGCCACCGAGACGGTAAACGTCTCAGGCGCGGCGGCCCAGCTCGAGACCGAGACCAGCGATCGCGGCGAGACGGTACAGGGTGCTCAAGCGGTCGTGCTGCCGCTCAATGGCCGCTCGTACGCCGACCTGGCGCAACTCGTTCCCGGTGTGCGCCGCTCGCTGATCGCGACGGTGGCCTCGACCCCGCCGCGCGATGCCTCCTACAACGTGAACGGCCTCACCTCGATGGATAACAACTTCACCCTCGACGGCATCGACAACAACGCCTACCAGGAGGCCAACCAGGGCTATTCCAACGAGGCAGTCATCCCCTCGCCCGACGCCTTGCAGGAGTTCAAGGTCCAGACCAACAACTACTCGGCCGAGTATGGCCGGGCTGGCGGCGCTATCGTCAACGCGACCACACGCAGCGGCACCAGCGCCTTCCACGGCGGCGCGTACGACTACTTCCGCAACACCGTCCTCAACGCCTTTGGCCCGTTCTACGGAACCGGCGTAAAGCCCACGCTGGTGCAGAACCAGTTCGGCGGAACCTTCGGCGGACCGATCCTGAAGGACCGCGTCTTCTTCTTCATGGACTTCGAGGGCCTGCGCTCCATCTCGCACGCCCTGACAACGGCGACCCTGCCGACAGCAGCAGAGCTGACCGGCCTCTTCACCGTCGATGGCACCGCCACAGGCACTCCCGTCCCCGTCAAGAACCCGTATACGGGCAAAGCGTACTTGAACGGCCAGGTTCCCCTGAACGATCCCAACATCGACCCCATCGCGCTCGCTGCCTTCAAGGCTCTGCCCACACCCAACATTCCTGGGGCCGGGCTTACCGCCGCCAACTACCAGTACCTCCCCGCCGCACCGACCGTCGATAACAAGGGCGATGCACGCGTGGACTACGTGCTCAACGAAAAGCAGAACGGCTTCTTCCGCTATAGCCAGCGCGCCGTCACCTACTTCCAGCCGCCGCCGTTCCCTGGAGCAGCGGGCGGCAACAGCAACGGCACCCTGTACGCCAGGACGCGGCAGATTGCCGCAGGCTACAACTGGACCGTCACCGCGAACTCCATCCTCGAGCTGCGCTTCGGCGAGACCTGGACCGAGAGCGGCAAGCAGCCCGTCTTCCTCGGCGCACCGAACTTCCTCGCAGGCATCCCCAACGTTCCGCAGGACCCAACCTACACCGGCGGGCTGAACGCGCAGGGCGTCTCCGGCTTCACCCAGTTCGGCGAGCAGGGCACCAACCCCCAGTTCAACAACCCGACGCAAGCCAATCCCAAGGTCAACTACACCTGGGTCCACGGCCACCACAGCCTGAAGGTAGGCTACGAGTTCGGCTGGCTCTCGCAGGCCATCTCCGACTTCCATCCCAAGTTCGGGCAGGACACCTACGCGGGCTCCTTCAGCTCGTACAGCCCGCCCCCCGGCACGCCTGGCTCATCCAGCACCGCACAGGCTGCCAACCTCACCGACTTCCTCTTCGGCGCACGCAGCAACTACCAGCTCAACGCTCCGAACGAGGTCAACTATCTTCGCTACTGGCACATGGGCTACGTTCAGGATGACTGGAAGCCGCTGCCGAATCTCACTGTGAACATCGGTCTGCGCTACGAGTTCATGTCGCCGAACTATGAGCAGGACAACAAGTTCTACAACTTCGATCCCGTCAACGACCGTCTGCTCGCAGCAGGCACCGGCACGGACATCAACAGCACCGCGCCGGGCCACGTCTACAACATCCACTACACCGGCGGAAACTCGCTCGCCGACCGCGGCCTGGTCGATCCCGTCTACACCAACCTCGGCCCACGCGTAGGCTTTGCCTATCAGACGTCACCGAAGACGGTAATCCGCGGTGGCTACGGCATCAGCTATGCCTACCTCTTCCGCTTCGGAGGAGAGGGCCTGCTCGCCTACAACGGACCGAACAACTACAACGCGACCCTGCCCAGCAACCAGACGCCCAGCCAGGGGCTCTGCTCCTCGCTGACCCAGGACCCCACCACCTGCTTCCGCCGCACGCAGGACGGCTATCAGACGAACTTTGCCGGGCCCACCAACTTTTCCACTACCAAGGCGCAGACCCACTACACCCCCAAGGACTTCAAACCCGCGTACGTACAGGCGTTTCACCTCTCCGTGCAGCAGGAGCTGCCCTTGCAGTCCACCCTTGAGCTGTCTTACGTGGGCAACCACACCGTGCATATCGCGACGCTCGAAGACTTCAACCAGGCAAGAACCTGCCTGCCCAGCGAGGTGCCTGCAAACGCCGGTGGCCAGTGCAACACATCTCTGCTCAACCGCCGCCCCATCGCCAACTTCACGGATATCCTGACGGAGACCAACGTCGGCTTCCTGATCTACCACTCGCTCCAGGCCAAGCTCGAACGCCGCTTCTCGCATGGCCTCTTCCTCATCAACTCGTTTACTTGGTCGCGTGGCATTGATCTCTCCAGCGCCGACCTCGAGACGCAGAACGGCGACAGCGCCCTGGTCAACACAGCCAACCCTGCCGGTGACCGCGGTCCCTCCGGTTACAACCAGCCCCTGAACAACACCACGTCGGCTATCCTCGACCTTCCCTTTGGCCACGGCCATCGCTTTGGATCGAGTGCTCCGGGGTGGCAACAGCAGCTACTGGGCGGCTGGCAGCTGACCGGCATCAACGTCGTCACCAGCGGCGTTCCGATCAACCTGAACTACACGGCGAGCAGCAACCAGGTGGTCTCCACCACCAGCGCTTCCTACTCGCTGCGCCCCAACCTCACCGGTCCGGTCTCGGCGGTATACGGCCACACCCTGACCAAGACCGACAGCTCACTCAACGGATACTTCATCCCCGGCTCAGGCACAACGCCTCCGCCCGGAGTGGCGATTCCGTCCGGCACGCAGATCTTCGGCAACGCAAGCCGTAACAGTCTTCGTGGACCCGCGTTCGGTCAGTTCGATCTCGCGGCCCACAAGAAGTTCAGCCTACCGAACGATCGGTATAAAATTGAGTTCCGCATCGAAGCGTTCAACGTCTTCAACTCCACCAACTACATCAGCCCCTCCACCAACATAGGCTCGGTCAACAGCACGTCGGGCGCTCCCAGCTACGCCAGCGGCTTCGGCAGCTTTACCGGCAGCAGCAGCGTCTACCCGTCGCGCCAGGTGCAGCTCGCACTGCGGCTGGCGTTCTAACACTAGCTCTCCACCAACGAGATGCGGCGGCAGCAGCAGTCGAGCTGCCGCCCCTCTCACAATCTGTTTGTCTCCCATCGCGCTATTCAGGAAAGGATCCAAACTTTGTCGCAGCATAACAACCCATCTTCCCGCCGTGATTTCCTGATGCAGTCGTCGGCACTGGCAGCAGCCAGCCTGCTGCCAACGAATCTCTTTGCAAGCGCCCTGCAGACCGCGCCCTCTGCCCCTCACATTCCTAACCGGGATACACAGCTCAAGTTCACACCCGAGGGCACGCCGCGCCCCTTCGCCGGCAACACCGTCATCTGTCACCTGCCGGTTCAGTGTGCCATGCGCGATGCGATGCTTGAGCTCCACGATGCCCTGGTAAAGGCTCCCTTCTACCACAAGCTGGGGCCGACCTCACCTGACAGCTATCACATGACTATCTTTCCCGGAGCCAACGATCAGGACCGCACGGTCTCCGGATGGCCCTCCTATGTGCCCGCGGACGCTCCCATCGAGGTCTGCAACCGCATGGTCGGCGAGAGGATAGCGAAGGCGCACCTTGCCTGCGAGCTACCGATACGCGTGCGCATCAATCAGGCATCCACCCTCAGCTACTCGACGGCCTGCACGCTGCGCATGATGCCCGCAGATGACAATGAAAACATCAAGCTGCGCTCCA
This is a stretch of genomic DNA from Granulicella sp. WH15. It encodes these proteins:
- a CDS encoding DUF1868 domain-containing protein, with product MSQHNNPSSRRDFLMQSSALAAASLLPTNLFASALQTAPSAPHIPNRDTQLKFTPEGTPRPFAGNTVICHLPVQCAMRDAMLELHDALVKAPFYHKLGPTSPDSYHMTIFPGANDQDRTVSGWPSYVPADAPIEVCNRMVGERIAKAHLACELPIRVRINQASTLSYSTACTLRMMPADDNENIKLRSIRDHISEIYGFKLKDHAAYVFHITMSYQIAPFTDQEQSAYREMLKTHVQRIIDAQPVLEFGNPEYCTFPDMFRFDPQLLLKCS
- a CDS encoding carboxypeptidase-like regulatory domain-containing protein codes for the protein MKINKSSPTRFHRRHGTWAPARLLLLLLTIGSWVNARAQFDSGAVLGNIKDPSGATLSSATVELLNVAKGVKVVHQTDAGGSYEFDSVQPGEYSISVTAPGFQVSRTDNFTVNVGARQRVDLALQLGAATETVNVSGAAAQLETETSDRGETVQGAQAVVLPLNGRSYADLAQLVPGVRRSLIATVASTPPRDASYNVNGLTSMDNNFTLDGIDNNAYQEANQGYSNEAVIPSPDALQEFKVQTNNYSAEYGRAGGAIVNATTRSGTSAFHGGAYDYFRNTVLNAFGPFYGTGVKPTLVQNQFGGTFGGPILKDRVFFFMDFEGLRSISHALTTATLPTAAELTGLFTVDGTATGTPVPVKNPYTGKAYLNGQVPLNDPNIDPIALAAFKALPTPNIPGAGLTAANYQYLPAAPTVDNKGDARVDYVLNEKQNGFFRYSQRAVTYFQPPPFPGAAGGNSNGTLYARTRQIAAGYNWTVTANSILELRFGETWTESGKQPVFLGAPNFLAGIPNVPQDPTYTGGLNAQGVSGFTQFGEQGTNPQFNNPTQANPKVNYTWVHGHHSLKVGYEFGWLSQAISDFHPKFGQDTYAGSFSSYSPPPGTPGSSSTAQAANLTDFLFGARSNYQLNAPNEVNYLRYWHMGYVQDDWKPLPNLTVNIGLRYEFMSPNYEQDNKFYNFDPVNDRLLAAGTGTDINSTAPGHVYNIHYTGGNSLADRGLVDPVYTNLGPRVGFAYQTSPKTVIRGGYGISYAYLFRFGGEGLLAYNGPNNYNATLPSNQTPSQGLCSSLTQDPTTCFRRTQDGYQTNFAGPTNFSTTKAQTHYTPKDFKPAYVQAFHLSVQQELPLQSTLELSYVGNHTVHIATLEDFNQARTCLPSEVPANAGGQCNTSLLNRRPIANFTDILTETNVGFLIYHSLQAKLERRFSHGLFLINSFTWSRGIDLSSADLETQNGDSALVNTANPAGDRGPSGYNQPLNNTTSAILDLPFGHGHRFGSSAPGWQQQLLGGWQLTGINVVTSGVPINLNYTASSNQVVSTTSASYSLRPNLTGPVSAVYGHTLTKTDSSLNGYFIPGSGTTPPPGVAIPSGTQIFGNASRNSLRGPAFGQFDLAAHKKFSLPNDRYKIEFRIEAFNVFNSTNYISPSTNIGSVNSTSGAPSYASGFGSFTGSSSVYPSRQVQLALRLAF